The uncultured Subdoligranulum sp. genomic sequence GGACGATCCTTGGTGACAATTGTGTAGTCGGTGCAGGAACAATACTGAAAGGTAAATTCCCGCCGTATTCGCGGATCCTTCAAAAACGGGAGACTGAGGTCATTGAACGAAACACAGAAAATCGGTAAAACCATTATATACGTGGGTGGGTTTGAACTACCTGACAAAAACGCAGCCGCACATCGCGTTTTGGCTATGGCAAAGTTGTTGCGAGCGTGTGGGCATCGCGTCGTTTTGCTGGGAATTACCCGGGAACAGGAAAGTGTTCCAGTGTTGCAGACCCGAGTACTCTGCCAAGGCTTTGAATGCTATGCGATTCCTTACCCCAAAGGACTAAGAGAGTGGCCGATCTATTTGGCAGACATTGAACCGATCCGGCAGGTGATACAAGGTGTCGGTGGTGCTGATGCGGTGGTATGCTATAACTACCCGGCGGCGGCTTTTATCCGCCTGCGCAGGGATTGCCGTAGAAACCGGCGTAGGATTCTGGCAGATTGTACCGAATGGTATAATATGCTTGAAATTTCCCCGATGTTCAAACTTATAAAAGGGATGGATACTTGGCTACGGATGCGAGTGATCCAGAAACAGCTGGACGGTCTGATTGTGATCAGTCATTACTTGCAGCGATACTACAAAATGTGTCCCAATGTAGTGTGTATTCCGCCGCTGGTAGATACCGCGGATGATAAATGGAATTGCGAACCCAAACCGCGTGGGTCGGAGGTTACGTTTGTCTATGTGGGAAATCCCGGTCACAAGGACAAGCTGGCGCAGATTCTGGAAGCGGTTTCTGATACGGCACAAAAATATCCATGTCGCTTGTGGGTGATAGGGGCCACTTGGCAGGATTTTGTTCGGCTTAATCCGGAGTGGCACGGAAGGACACCGCCTCCCTGCACGGTTTTTCTGGGAAGACTTCCTCATGAAGAAAGCCTTGCCTATTTGAAGAGCGCGGATTGTTCCTTCATTATCCGGGATGATACCAGAACCAATAACGCCGGATTCCCTACAAAATTTGTGGAAGCGGTAACCCTTGGCACGGACGTGATTGCCAGTGATATCAGTGATCTTCATTTGTATGCGAATCAGGTGCCAGGGTTGTATTTGACATCAGATGTTCGTCAGACGATCCTACGATATACGGCAGAGCACGAAGGAAAAACCGGAAAGAAAAAACCACTGCCGCTGTTTGATTATCGGAATTGGCTGCAAACCATCCGAAAATTGGAGATTTGAGGAGATCTTTCATGAAGCTGAGAACCATCGTAAAAAAGATATACCTAAAAGCGTACCAGCGTATACGACCGGTTTCTTTTGCTAAAGCAGTTGGGGTTAACTTTGTGTCTGGCACATTGCACCTATACGGACACGTGGACTGGAACACGGAACCATGGCTGATTACGTTGGGACGCAATGTATACATTACAGATGGTGTGAAATTCCTTACCCATGATGGTGGGACCTTGCTGTATCGAGATCAAGTGCCGGACCTGGAAGTCACTAAGCCTATTACGGTGGGAGACAGTGTTTATATCGGAAACAATGTGCTGCTGCTGCCGGGTGTTACCGTGGGTAGCGATGTGGTAATTGGTGCTGGAGCGGTGGTGAGTCATGATATACCTGACCATTCGGTAGCTGTGGGGGTTCCGGCACGGGTTATAAAATCAACAGAAGAGTATTTTGCAAAATTGCAAAAAGAATCCTTGCATTTGGGACATCTACATGGGAGAGAAAAGGACCTGGCGTTACGGAAGTATTTTCATTATACAGGTGGCGCCATGCAATTGCACGAATGAGTAAACCGAAAAAGCAGGGAATAAGATGAAAGTATTATGGATGACCTATGCACCTCTTGGTACGGCATGTGAAGCACTAGGATTGGCTCGGGCACAAAGCGGAAGCTGGGTGGACGCTACCGCCAGGGCACTGGTCGGTACGGAGAAATCGCCAAAGCTAGCGGTTTCCGCACTGACTTCAGGTAGTGAGATGCGCATTACGGAAAAGGATGGGGTGACTTATTTTGCTGTCCCAGGTGGACATGCTCACCGGGGGATCCGTGCACCCCGTCAAAATGTTGCACTGTGGAGGCAGGTGATGAAATCATTTCGCCCGGATTTGATTCAAATCTGGGGCAGTGAGTTCACAGACGGACTGGACTTGCTGGAGGCCTCCCCCGGTGTTCCAGCGGTGCTGTACACCCAGGGGGTTATCACAGCCATTAACAAATACCCTAACGGTGGCTTGTCACTGAAAAAACTGTGGGCTACACAGCCTCTGTTATTTAAACCCGTCACACTTAAATATCACTGGGATGCAGCCAAGATACGGGCGCAGGTGCATTTTGAGCAGGAGCTAGCCCGACGAGTGGATTGCATCATCACTGACAATGATTGGTGCGCTGGTTTTTTCCACGGGATTGCCCCCGGGACGACAGTAGCCTATCACATGCTGCCAATGAACGAAGCGTTTCAGAAGGTACGATGGACGGCGGAGGGGTGCATACCTCACACCATCTTTTGCAACGCCGGTCGCACTCCCTACAAAGGGCTTCACATGGCGGTGCGGGCGTTGGCGCTCATCCGGGAAAAATATCCGGACGTGAAACTACGAATTCCCGGGACTATCAATTTTGAACAGTTGAACAATCCACGTACACCGCCTTATTTCAGGTATCTTTACAGCCTGGCAAAGGAACAAGGAGTGCTGGACTGCCTGGAATTTCCTGGGATGCTTACCTCGGAGCAGATGGCTGCTGAAATGCAGCGAGCCCATGTCTTTGTGATGCCGTCTGCCATCGAGAACCTTTCCACCACCCTACGGGAATCCATGCTGGTAGGAACACCTGCGGTTTCGGCTAATGTGGGGTGCGTGCAGGAATATCTGCACCATGGTAGAAACGGATATCTCTACCGTTATGAAGAGTACGAGCTAATGGCTTACTATGTGATGAAGTTGTTCGCTGACCCACAGAAGGCAGAAGCTTTTTCTAACGAAGCACGGCGGACCATCCGTGTTATGTATGTTCGGGACGATGCCGGTACCCGTCTGAAAGAAATCTACTGCAGAGTACTGGCACATCGGCAGAAAACTTAAATATACTGAACGTGAGCGAGGGGGGCAAGTCTTGAAAGTTACTTTTTTTTCTAACTTTATGAACCATCATCAGCTTCCTCTTTCGTTAGAACTGGCAGAGCATGCTGGGGTGGAATATACCTTTGTCAGTATGGAGGAGGTCCCCCAAAGCCGTCTTGCGCTAGGATATGAAGATATGGACAAAAAATATCCATTCGTGCTTCGGGCGTATGCTTCCTCCAAGGAACACCATCAAGCAAAAGTCCTTCTGGACGAAAGCGACGTGGTCATCCTTGGCTCGGCGCCGGTTTCCTTTCTGACACGGAGGTTACGACAGGGAAAATTGACCTTTCAGTATAGTGAGCGTTTTTTTAAACGCGCGGACGGCGGTTTGAAGCAACACATCAGGAATCGCGTGCGGGCCTGGAAACATTTTGTCCGGTTTCAGGGGCAACCGCTATATTTTTTGTGCAGTAGCGCTTATACCGCTGCAGATGTTTTACGCTATGCTGATTATACTGGTAAGATGTTTCGGTGGGGATATTTCCCCCAGACGGTGCGCTGGCCCAGCACTGAGTCGCTGATGGCGGTCAAGGAACCCGCCGTCCTGTTGTGGGTGGGTCGACTACTAGACTGGAAACATCCCGAACATGCGGTGGAAGTGGCTCGGCGATTGCAAATGGAAAAAATCCCTTTCCGATTGGAAATTATAGGCACAGGCCCGGAGCAGGAGACCCTACTGCGCCAAGTGGGCCAAGGGGGAGTAGGAAAACAGATCTGTTTTCGTGGAGCTATACCGGCGTCAGAGGTCCGTACACATATGAACAAGGCGGCGGTCTTTCTTTTTACCTCTGACCGACAAGAGGGATGGGGAGCTGTACTGAACGAAGCAATGAATAGTGGCTGTGCTGTGGTGGCTAACCACGAGGCAGGTGCTTCCCCTTACCTTATACGTGATGGAATCAATGGACTCCTTT encodes the following:
- a CDS encoding acyltransferase, giving the protein MKLRTIVKKIYLKAYQRIRPVSFAKAVGVNFVSGTLHLYGHVDWNTEPWLITLGRNVYITDGVKFLTHDGGTLLYRDQVPDLEVTKPITVGDSVYIGNNVLLLPGVTVGSDVVIGAGAVVSHDIPDHSVAVGVPARVIKSTEEYFAKLQKESLHLGHLHGREKDLALRKYFHYTGGAMQLHE
- a CDS encoding glycosyltransferase, with protein sequence MNETQKIGKTIIYVGGFELPDKNAAAHRVLAMAKLLRACGHRVVLLGITREQESVPVLQTRVLCQGFECYAIPYPKGLREWPIYLADIEPIRQVIQGVGGADAVVCYNYPAAAFIRLRRDCRRNRRRILADCTEWYNMLEISPMFKLIKGMDTWLRMRVIQKQLDGLIVISHYLQRYYKMCPNVVCIPPLVDTADDKWNCEPKPRGSEVTFVYVGNPGHKDKLAQILEAVSDTAQKYPCRLWVIGATWQDFVRLNPEWHGRTPPPCTVFLGRLPHEESLAYLKSADCSFIIRDDTRTNNAGFPTKFVEAVTLGTDVIASDISDLHLYANQVPGLYLTSDVRQTILRYTAEHEGKTGKKKPLPLFDYRNWLQTIRKLEI
- a CDS encoding glycosyltransferase family 4 protein, which encodes MKVTFFSNFMNHHQLPLSLELAEHAGVEYTFVSMEEVPQSRLALGYEDMDKKYPFVLRAYASSKEHHQAKVLLDESDVVILGSAPVSFLTRRLRQGKLTFQYSERFFKRADGGLKQHIRNRVRAWKHFVRFQGQPLYFLCSSAYTAADVLRYADYTGKMFRWGYFPQTVRWPSTESLMAVKEPAVLLWVGRLLDWKHPEHAVEVARRLQMEKIPFRLEIIGTGPEQETLLRQVGQGGVGKQICFRGAIPASEVRTHMNKAAVFLFTSDRQEGWGAVLNEAMNSGCAVVANHEAGASPYLIRDGINGLLYENRNVDALYRSVKGLLLEPERAVQMGRKAYLTITQTWNAQVAAQRFVALAQALQAGDPPPFYQEGPCSPAPILSDNWYPAKISPDSWT
- a CDS encoding glycosyltransferase — protein: MKVLWMTYAPLGTACEALGLARAQSGSWVDATARALVGTEKSPKLAVSALTSGSEMRITEKDGVTYFAVPGGHAHRGIRAPRQNVALWRQVMKSFRPDLIQIWGSEFTDGLDLLEASPGVPAVLYTQGVITAINKYPNGGLSLKKLWATQPLLFKPVTLKYHWDAAKIRAQVHFEQELARRVDCIITDNDWCAGFFHGIAPGTTVAYHMLPMNEAFQKVRWTAEGCIPHTIFCNAGRTPYKGLHMAVRALALIREKYPDVKLRIPGTINFEQLNNPRTPPYFRYLYSLAKEQGVLDCLEFPGMLTSEQMAAEMQRAHVFVMPSAIENLSTTLRESMLVGTPAVSANVGCVQEYLHHGRNGYLYRYEEYELMAYYVMKLFADPQKAEAFSNEARRTIRVMYVRDDAGTRLKEIYCRVLAHRQKT